Proteins from a genomic interval of Schistosoma mansoni strain Puerto Rico chromosome 2, complete genome:
- a CDS encoding putative glucose transport protein — translation MGVASNNGITGKLVLTVLITCVGSSFLIGYNLGVLNLPRRNIEIYFNETVVPNTPELDSSFFYTHVSTIFVVAAAIGAFSCGWVADGLGRRNGLILNNVIGIIGGVIVGPCVLVKQPALLYVGRFVIGINSGITIGIASLYLTEVAPRDLRGGIGACHQLAVTVGIAFSYFITFTFLLNTLNLWPLAVALGAVPAAISLVTLPFCPESPRFLYMKKHKEAEARKAFLQLNVKENVDTFIGELREEIEVAKNQPVFKFTQLFTQRDLRMPVLIACLIQVLQQLSGINAVITYSSLMLELAGIPDVYLQYCVFAIGVLNVIVTVVSLPLIERAGRRTLLLWPTVSLALSLLLLTIFVNLADSGPQSTKNAMGIISIILILIYICSFALGLGPVPALIVSEIFRQGPRAAAYSLSQSIQWLSNLIVLCSYPVIQKNIGGYSFLPFLVVVVICWIFFFLFMPETKNRTFDEVARDLAFGNIVVGKRTTALEDRNLTVFTKQGNNEGPASESLLYPRSDNDKGMYA, via the exons ATGGGAGTAGCTTCA AATAACGGTATCACAGGGAAACTTGTCTTAACTGTACTTATAACATGTGTTGGATCATCATTTCTAATCGGATACAATCTTGGCGTTTTGAATCTACCAAGAAGG aatattgaaatatatttcaatgaGACAGTTGTTCCAAATACTCCAGAATTAGATTCAAGCTTCTTCTACACTCATGTCAGTACAATATTTGTAGTTGCCGCTGCAATAGGAGCATTCAGTTGTGGTTGGGTTGCTGATGGACTTGGTCG ACGGAATGGTTTAATACTCAATAATGTTATTGGCATTATCGGTGGTGTAATTGTTGGTCCTTGTGTTCTTGTCAAACAACCTGCGTTATTATATGTTGGTCGTTTTGTTATTGGTATTAATAGCGGCATTACAATTGGCATAGCTTCACTTTATTTAACTGAAGTGGCACCACGTGATCTACGTGGTGGTATTGGTGCTTGTCATCAGTTAGCTGTAACTGTTGGTATTGCTTTCTCGTATTTCATTACATTTACATTTCTGTTGAATACACTAAATCTATGGCCACTTGCTGTTGCTTTGGGTGCCGTTCCAGCAGCTATATCATTGGTTACTTTACCGTTTTGTCCTGAAAGTCCACGATTTTTATACATGAAAAAACATAAAGAAGCTGAGGCACGTAAAGCATTTTTGCAATTAAATGTTAAAGAAAATGTCGATACATTTATTGGTGAATTACGTGAGGAAATTGAAGTTGCAAAAAATCAACCAGTTTTTAAATTTACACAATTATTTACACAAAGAGATCTTCGAATGCCAGTGCTTATTGCTTGTTTAATACAAGTTTTACAACAATTATCTGGAATTAATGCG GTTATAACATACTCATCTCTTATGCTAGAATTAGCTGGTATTCCTGATGTGTACTTACAATATTGTGTCTTTGCTATTGGAGTTCTTAATGTTATCGTAACTGTTGTCTCTCTCCCACTAATCGAACGTGCTGGACGTCGTACATTATTATTATGGCCTAcagtatcattagctttatcCTTGTTATTACTTACGATATTTGTTAATTTGGCAGATTCCGGTCCGCAAAGTACGAAAAATGCTATGGGTATAATATCGATCATTTTGATATTAATTTATATATGCAGTTTTGCACTTGGCTTGGGTCCAGTTCCTGCATTAATTGTATCAGAAATATTTAGACAAGGTCCACGTGCTGCAGCTTATTCACTGAGTCAATCAATTCAATGGTTATCCAATCTAATTGTATTGTGTAGTTATCCTGTTATACAG AAAAACATCGGTGGTTATTCATTTTTGCCCTTCCTTGTGGTCGTTGTGATTTGCTGGATCTTCTTTTTCCTGTTTATGCCAGAAACTAAAAATCGTACATTTGATGAAGTTGCACGTGATCTTGCATTTGGAAATATTGTTGTAGGCAAACGTACTACAGCTTTGGAAGATCGTAATCTTACTGTATTCACTAAACAAGGGAATaatgaaggtccagcttctgaGTCATTACTTTATCCTCGAAGTGACAATGACAAAGGTATGTATGCATAA